AGGCCGGCCCGGAAGGCGACGTGCGCACCCCGGTCGTGCCCGACCAGCGCGAACCGGTCGAAGCCCAGCGCCCCGGTCAGCGCGACCACGTCGGCGGCCATCGTCCGCTTGGAGTAGGTGTCCTCCGAGACCGCCGCGGGCTTCCCGCTGGCGCCGTAGCCGCGCAGGTCGGGACAGATCACGGTGCGGTGCGCGGCCAGCAACGGCGCCACCCGGCGCCACATCAGGCGGGTCTGCGGGAAGCCGTGCAGCAGCACCAGCGCCGGGCCCCGCCCCCCGACCGCCGCGGTCAGCTCGACGCCCTCCGCCACGCCGATCGTCCTGGTCCCGAATCCCTCGATGGTCACGGCCACGGCCGCTCAACTCCTTCGTCCTCGCCGGCGGCGCCGGTGCGCCCGCCGCTGTCCACGGCCACCAGCATCGGCGCGCCCGATCAGCAGCGGATCAGCGGCGGCGGCCGCCCTGCCGGGCACCACAATGAAGGGATGGAGATCCAGGTCAGGGTGCTCGGACCGGTCGGGGCCGGCGACGCCGAGGGCCGGCCCGTCGCGGTCGGCAGCCGTCGCCGCCGCGAACTCCTGGGCCGGCTGGTGGCCGCCGGCGGCCGGCCCGTCCCGCTCGCGGTGCTGGTCGACGACCTCTGGCCGGACCCGCCGCCCACCGCCACCGGGACGGTGCGCACCTTCGTCGGCGAGCTGCGCCGCGCCCTCGACCCCGACCGGCCCCCGCGCGCCCCGTCCCGGGTCATCGAGACCGTCGGCACCGGCTACGCCCTGCGACTCCCGCGCACCCGCGTCGACGCCCACCGCTTCGAGGACACCCTCGCCGCCGTCCGCGGCCGGCCGGACACCGAGGTCGCCGCCACGCTCACCGAGGCCCTCGGCTGGTGGCACGGCGAACCGTACGCCGACCTCGACGCCGCCGCCTGGCTCCTCCCCGAACGCGCCCGGCTGACCGAACTCCACCGCCAGGCAGTCGAGTTGCGCGCCGGAGCGGTGCTGGAGCTGGGCCGCGGCGCCCCCCTCGTCCCGGAGCTGGAGGCCTTCGCCGCCGCCCACCCCTGGCGGGAGCCCGCCTGGGCGCTGCTCGCCCGCGCGCTCTACCAGGCCGGCCGGCAGGTCGACGCGCTGGCCGTGCTGCGCGAGGCCCGGACCGGGCTGCTGGACCGGTTCGGACTGGACTCCGCGGACCGCCTCGACCACCTCGAACACGACATCCTCCGGCACGCCGCCCACCTCACCCCGGCGCCCCCGGACCAGGAGCGGCTGCGCCTGCTGCGGCGCACCGAGGCCGCCGGGGACTACACCCGGCTGCGCGCGATGAGCACCGTGGCCGGCGCCGCCGCCGTCACCGGCGGCAGCAACCTGGTGCTCGCCCAGCAGCAGCGCACCGCCGCCGCCCTGGAGGCCGAACGCGCCGGCGACCCCGTCCGCACCGCCCGGGTGATCGCCGCGTACGACGTCCCCACCGTCTGGACTCGCGCCGACGACCCCGAACGGGCCGCCGCCCTGGTCGCCGCCACCCGGCGCACCCTGCACCGCCTCGGCCCCGACGCGCCGCCCGCCCTGCGGGCCCGGCTGCTCGCCACCCTCGGACTCGAACACCGCGGGACCCGCGACGCCTGGGCCGTCGAGGCCGCGCACGAGGCCGAGCGGCTGGCCCGCGAACTGCACGACCCGCAGGTGCTGGCGCTCGCCCTGGACGCCCGCTTCGTGCAGTCCTTCCAGCGCCCCGGCCGGAGCGCCGAACGCGACGCCCTCGCCGAGGAACTGATCGACCTGGCGGTCCGGCACGACCTGCCGGCGTCCGAGATCCTCGGCCATCTGATCAAGCTCCAGGTACACGCGGCGCGCGGCGACACCGAGGCCGCGGACCGGCACGCCGCGGCCGCCGAACGACTGGGCGCCGTCCACGAGAGCCCGCTGGTCCAGGTGCTCACCGCCGGATACCGGGCGATGCGCCTGGCCGAACGCTCGACCGACCCCGCAGGGGCGGCCCGCGCCTACCGGGCGCTGGCCGCCGACCTGGCCGGCGCCGGCATGCCCGGACTGGCGACCGGACTGCTCCCGCTCGCCCTGCTGTCGCTGCGCCTGCGCC
The DNA window shown above is from Streptomyces sp. TLI_171 and carries:
- a CDS encoding AfsR/SARP family transcriptional regulator, with the protein product MEIQVRVLGPVGAGDAEGRPVAVGSRRRRELLGRLVAAGGRPVPLAVLVDDLWPDPPPTATGTVRTFVGELRRALDPDRPPRAPSRVIETVGTGYALRLPRTRVDAHRFEDTLAAVRGRPDTEVAATLTEALGWWHGEPYADLDAAAWLLPERARLTELHRQAVELRAGAVLELGRGAPLVPELEAFAAAHPWREPAWALLARALYQAGRQVDALAVLREARTGLLDRFGLDSADRLDHLEHDILRHAAHLTPAPPDQERLRLLRRTEAAGDYTRLRAMSTVAGAAAVTGGSNLVLAQQQRTAAALEAERAGDPVRTARVIAAYDVPTVWTRADDPERAAALVAATRRTLHRLGPDAPPALRARLLATLGLEHRGTRDAWAVEAAHEAERLARELHDPQVLALALDARFVQSFQRPGRSAERDALAEELIDLAVRHDLPASEILGHLIKLQVHAARGDTEAADRHAAAAERLGAVHESPLVQVLTAGYRAMRLAERSTDPAGAARAYRALAADLAGAGMPGLATGLLPLALLSLRLRHRQPAPTDPGLDWGPYRPWAQPLIELARGDEAAARRAAAALPEPRADHLYDALWAVTAHTALRLPDEALADRARRALAPLRGQIAGGTTALVGFGPVDDLLAALDRP